GGCGACGTATTCCTTCCTGCCGGTGGTCCAGGCGTACGCCTCGCAGGCGGGTGTCGCGGTCCGGACGCGGGACATCTCGCTGGCCGGGCGCATCATCGCCGTGTTCCCTGAGTACCTGACCGAGGACCAGCGGATCCCGGACGCGCTGACCGAGCTCGGCGAGCTGGCCAAGACGCCCGAGGCCAACATCATCAAGCTGCCGAACATCTCGGCGTCGATCCCGCAGCTCAAGGCCGCGGTCGCCGAGCTCCAGGCGCAGGGCTACGCCCTGCCGTCCTACCCGGACGACCCGAAGACCGACGAGGAGCGGGACATCCAGGCCCGCTACGACAAGGTCAAGGGCTCCGCCGTGAACCCGGTCCTGCGCGAGGGCAACTCCGACCGCCGCGCCCCCGCGTCGGTCAAGAACTACGCCAGGACCCACCCCCACCGCATGGGCGCCTGGTCGTCGGAGTCGAAGACCAACGTCGCCACCATGGGCGAGAACGACTTCCGCTCCACCGAGAAGTCGGTCGTGATCTCCGAGGCCGGCACGCTGAGGATCGAGCTGGTCGGCGACGACGGCACCACCACGGTGCTGCGCGAGTCGGTACCGGTCCTCGAGGGTGAGGTCGTCGACGCCTCCGTCCTGCACGTCGCCCCGCTGCGCGAGTTCCTCACCGCGCAGATCGCCCGGGCCAAGGCCGAGGGCGTGCTGTTCTCCGTGCACCTCAAGGCCACCATGATGAAGGTCTCCGACCCGATCATCTTCGGTCACGTGGTGCGCGCCTTCTTCCCCAAGACCTTCGCGAAGTACGGCCAGGTGCTCGCCGCGGCCGGACTGACCCCGAACGACGGTCTGGGCGGCATCTACAAGGGCCTCGAGTCCCTGCCGGAGGGCGCCGAGATCAAGGCCTCCTTCGACGCCGAGCTCGCCGAGGGCCCGGCCCTGGCGATGGTCGACTCCGACAAGGGCATCACCAACCTGCACGTGCCGTCCGACGTCATCGTCGACGCGTCGATGCCGGCCATGATCCGCACCTCCGGCCACATGTGGGGCCCGGACGGCCAGGAGGCCGACACCCTCGCGGTGCTGCCGGACTCCTCCTACGCCGGTGTCTACCAGGCCGTGCTCGACGACTGCCGCGCCAACGGCGCCTACGACCCGTCGACCATGGGCTCGGTCCCGAACGTCGGCCTCATGGCGCAGAAGGCCGAGGAGTACGGCAGCCACGACAAGACCTTCGAGATCCCGACCACCGGCACGGTCCGCCTCGTCGACCAGGCCGGGAACGCGGTGATCGAGCAGACGGTCTCCGCCGGCGACATCTTCCGCGCCTGCCAGACCAAGGACGCGCCGATCAAGGACTGGGTGAAGCTGGCCGTCACCCGCGCCCGCGCCACCGGCGACCCGGCCGTCTTCTGGCTGGACGAGACCCGCGCCCACGACGCCAACCTGATCGCCAAGGTCAACGCCTACCTGGGGGAGCACGACACAGAGGGCCTGGACATCCGCGTCCTCGCTCCGGTCGAGGCCACCAAGCTGTCGGTGGAGCGCATCCGCCGCGGCGAGAACACCATCTCGGTGACCGGCAACGTCCTGCGCGACTACCTGACGGACCTGTTCCCGATCCTGGAGCTGGGCACCAGCGCCAAGATGCTGTCGGTCGTCCCGCTGATGGCGGGCGGCGGCCTGTTCGAGACGGGCGCCGGCGGCTCCGCGCCGAAGCACGTCCAGCAGCTGATCAAGGAGAACTACCTGCGCTGGGACTCCCTGGGCGAGTTCTTCGCGCTCGTGCCCTCCCTGGAGCAGTACGCCGACTTCACCGGCAACAGCCGCGCCAAGGTCCTCGCCGACACGCTCGACCGCGCCACGGCGACCTTCCTCAACGAGGACAAGTCCCCGACCCGTCGCGTCGGCGGCATCGACAACCGCGGCAGCCACTTCTACCTGTCCCTGTACTGGGCGCAGGAGCTGGCCGCGCAGACCGAGGACGCGGACCTGGCCAAGGCCTTCGCCCCGCTCGCCGAGACCCTCGCGGCGAACGAGCAGACCATCGTCGACGAGCTGAACGCCGTCCAGGGCAAGCCGGCCGACATCGGCGGCTACTACCAGCCCGACCCGGCCAGGGCGGCGGCGTACATGCGCCCGTCGACCACCTGGAACGAGGCCCTGGCGACCCTGAGCTGACGCATCGAAGCTCGTCGCAGCCCCGACCGGCGCCGCCGGCCGGGGCTGCGGTGTCTTCCGGCCCGCGAGGACGCACCACTCCTGGGAAGTTCGAGGGCGAGGCCCTCCTTCCGGAGTCCCGGCATCCGCGCGTCTTCGGGACCCGGTGGGCGGGAGGACGGCTCGGCACCGAGGCTCCCGGCAGCGGCTCGGACGCAGTGTGGGGGCGCGACGGCGGACCGGACGCCGTAAGGGTGCGCGACGGCGGACCCGGTACCGGGGGTCTCGGGCGGGCGGCCGGTGTGGCACCTTGATCACATGTCGTCGGCCCACCCTCCAGGAGTTGCCCCCATGCCGTCCTTCGTCTTCCTGCCCGGTGCGGCCGACTCACCGGTGATCCTGCATGTGCCGCACTCGGGACGGGAGATACCGGCCGCGGTGCGGGCGGGCATCGTGCTGGACGACGCGGCGCTGGAGCGGGAACTGGACCACATCACCGACTCGCACACCGCGGAGATCGCCGAGGAAGCCGCGCGGCTGGCGGGTGCGGCGCCCTGGCGGTTCGTGAATCGGCTGTCGCGGCTCGTCGTCGACCCGGAGCGGTTCCCGGACGAGCGTGAGGAGATGCGGGCCGTCGGCATGGGCGCCGTGTACACCCGGACCACGCACCGCGAGGTGCTGCGGCCCGAGCAGACCGACCCCGAGCCGCTCGTCGCCCGCTACTTCCGGCCGTACGCGCAGGCGATGACCGACGCCGTCGCCGAGCGGCTGGCCGCCGTCGGACGGGCCGTGATCATCGATGTGCACTCGTACCCCACCGAGCCGCTGCCCTACGAACTGCACGGCCACGGGCCGCGGCCGCCGGTCTGCCTCGGCACCGACGGATTCCACACCCCGCCCGCACTGCTCGCCGCCGCGCGGAAGGCGTTCGGGGAGGTGGGTGAGGTCGGGCTGGACAGCCCGTTCTCCGGGGCGTACGTGCCCCTGGCGCAGTACGGGAAGGACCCGCGGGTGAGCGCCCTGATGGTGGAGATCCGCCGGGACACGTACATGACCGAGCCGGGCGGCCCGGCCGGTCCCGGGCTCACCCGGCTCGCCGCGGCACTGGCGACCCTGGTGGACGGCGCCACCGGCTGACTCCGGCCGCCCCCGTCCGCCGAACTCACGGTCACCGGACGCCCGCCGGACCCGGGTCCGAGGCCCTGCGGCCGACCCGACACCAGGCACGCGGTCACCCGGGGGCGACCGGCCGACCGGCCGACTCACGGCCACCGGCAGCCCGCCGACTGCACTCGCGGCACGGACCTCCACCGGCCGGCCCAGCGACAGGACTCGTGGCCACCGGATGCTCACCGGGCACGCGGTCACCCGGTGCCCAGGGGCTGCCCGGCCTGGGGTCACGGGCCGGGTGGGGATCGGAGGTCAGGCTCGCAGCCACTCCGTCACGACCACCTCGGCGCCGGTCCGCAGGCGCAGGGCGAACGGACCGCTGGGCGGAGCGTCGCAGGCGAAGCGGCCCAGGTCGTCCGCGGTGAGCGCGGCGCCCGCCCGGGGACCGTGCAGGACCTCGATCGACGCCGGCTGCGGCGGCAGCAGCTGACCCAGGAGACCTTCCTCGGTCACCTCGACGTCGACCGTCAGCCCGCCCGTGTGGAAGGTCAGCATGCGGGGCACGTCCACCGCTCCGCGCACCGGGATGGCGTCGACCAGCGAGTCGAACGTCAGCTCGGCGATCCGTGCGTCGAGATCGTGCAGCGCGTAGGCCTCGATGGCGGCCCGGCGCAGCTCGGCCGGCACCGGATCCAGGACGGCCGCGGCCTGGCGGAGTTCCTCCTCCAGCCGGTCGTGGTCGAACTCCTCGTCGACGAAGGGGACTTCGCCGAAGATGTCGTCACCCTCGTCGCCGTTCATGCCGTTCATGCCGTTCACAGGGCTCCCCGTGCGTCGAGTCGGGCGCGCAGGCGGCGCAGACATCGCTGGCGCATCGGTCCGATGCTGCCGACGGCGATGCCCAGGGCGGCCGACACCTCCTGATAACTGGGCGGCGGCGAGGCGATCAGCACCCGCAGCAGTTGGCGGCAGCGCTCGCCGAGCGCCTCGAACTCCTGCCACAGGAACCGGACCCGCTCGCTCTGCGCGGCCGCCTCCTCCGAGTCGAGGACCGACTGCTCCGGGGTGCGGTCCTCGCTGGCCCGGTCGAGCAGCAGGGGATCGTCGGTCGGGGTGAGCCGCCTTAAGCTCTTGATCACTTTGAGGCACTCGTTGCGCGCGGTGCTCGCGAGCCACGAACCGGCCTTGTGCGGCTCGCGGATCCGCCCGAGATGCTGGGCGAAGCGGAACCACACGGTCTGGTAGACCTCGTGCCCGTCGGCGTCGGACAGCCGGTGTGCGCGCACGACCGACCAGACCAGCGGGCTCAACCCGTCCACCAGCGCCTTCCAGGCCGCCGTGTCACCGTCGACGGCGGACTGGACGAGCGCGCCGACATCAGTACGGTCCACGGCCCCACCCCTCGTGTACGGCCTGTCATCGTACGCCGTGGCGGGGCCCCTCTCGTTCGTCATGCCGGCCTCATACCGGACCGACCGGGACCGGCCGCCACGTGGGCGGCAGCAGCGCCGGGACGTGCGTGCCCCGCACCTCCGCGAACTCGGAACGCTCGGCGAGCAGTTGACGGGCCGCGGCGCGCGGATCGGTCATCCGGCGGGCGCTCATGTGGGCCGCCACGAGCCCGGCCGCCAAGGGAGTCGCGAAGGACGTGCCGCTCCAGGACGCCAGTCCCTCGAACATCACCTGGTCCGGCTTGCCCGGGGTGACCTGCTGCGCCTCGCTCAGCACGCCGACGTGACGCGGGGAGCGGCAGGTGCAGGAGTAGGTGAAGCCGTAGCGGCAGGTCTCGTAGGTGGAGTGCTGGTAGACGTACGGGACGGGAGTGTCGAAGCCGGTGAGGGCGCTGACGAGGCGCTCGCCCGGGGCGTACACCTTCACCCAGGCGCCGTGGTTGCTGAAGCAGGCGCCGAACTCGCCGTCGCCGCGCAGGGCGCCCACTGACAGCACCGCGTCGGCGTAGTCGGGCAGCGAGGCGTAGGCGGCGGGCCAAAAGGGCGAGGCGCTGCCGTTGTTGCCGGCGGCCGCCACCAACAGGGTGTGCTGTGAGCGGAGTTCCTCCATGAACGCGGCCACGCCGAGGAGGCCGTCGACGCGTCCGTTGGACGTGCCGGCGGAGAGGCTGATGATGTCGGGCCAGCCGTCCTGGACGGCGTCGAACAGGCGCTCCCCGAACTCCGACTCCAGGACGGCGCCGGCGTCTTCCAGGGTTCCCCGCACGGTGATGTCGGTCCGCGGCGCGACCGCCGCGACGAGTCCCGCGATGAACGTGCCGTGTCCGACGTACTGCTGGAGGATCCCGTCCTCGTCGGTCTCCCTGACCTGGGCGTCGCCCTCGGTGCGGGCCAGCAGCGGCCAGGAGCGGTAGTCGTGGGTCAGACCGGTGTCGACGACGAGCACGTCGACCGTGTCGCCGTCGGTGGCCTGCGCGCCGTCCGCCGTGCGGACCGGGGCGGGGTTGGGCGGTGCGCTGCGCGGGGCCGGCACCGGTTCGTCGCCGGGGCAGGCGTTGACCGCGATCGACACCAGGTGGTTGCGGCTGACCAGCCGGCGGCCCGTACGGCCTTCCGTCTCGCGCAGCGCGCGCAGGGCCCCCGCCACGGTGCGGTCGGTGCCGCGGCCTCCCTCACCGGGGTCGCCGACCCGGATGCGGGTGATGCCCGAGCGGTTGGTCTGCGGGCCGGCCCTGCGCACATGCTCCGGGGTCAGGCCGTCGGTCGCGGTGAAGTGAGAGCGTACGGCGTCCTCGACAACCCGGGCCTCCTCGCCGTCGCGTGCGAGGACAACGCCCTTCTCGTAGATGAACTCGGCGGAGTCGTCCGGTCCCATCGCCAACGGGACGTCGGGCAGCGCGCGTTGGATGTGATCGAACTGCTCGTGGAATCGCTGTGGTGCCATGGGCGTGTCCTCCCCCTGCAGCCGGTATTCGTCAGCATGACCCGCGAGGCGGTCGTCTGATACAGGTGGTGCGACGGCGGATGGGGGTGGTGCGGTTGCGGACGCACGCCCCCTGGCTACGCCGAGTCCGTTGACGCGACGTCCGATTGTTACTGGTGGATACGGTGCCGAACCGGTGTCGTGCGCAGACCGGAGCACTACCATCCGTCGAGTGACAGCGGTAACGACAGCGGGAAACGACTCGGTTCTCGAACTGCTGCCGATGGTGTTCGCCGCCCCGGGCGACGCGCTGTCGCGGGCGGAAGGACTGCTGGACACCGACCCGACGCCGTTGCACGCCTCGGTCGCCCACCAGGTGATCGGCATCTGGCAGCGGGACTGGGGCGACATGCGTCTCGCCCTGGACCACCTGCGGCGTGCCCGGGACCTCGCGGCGCGCTCGGACTCCGCGGAGCGGGAGGCGGACGTCCTCGGCACGCTCGGTGTGGCCCTGGTGCACGCGGGACGCACGCGCCAGGGCCTGGCCGCCTTCGAGCGGGGCGTCGAGCGCGGGACGGGCCACACCCGGGCGCGTGTGCTGTACCGGCGGGCCTACTCGCTGTGGGTCCTCGGGCATCACCGTGAGGCGCTGGAGGACGTACGCCGGACGATTCCCGTGCTGCGCCAGGCCGACGACGTCATCTGGACGGCGCGCGCCCTCACCCTGCGAGCCACCGTGCACCTGGCCCTCGGGGCCGTGGACCGGGCCGAGGCGGACTTCACGGCGGCCGAGGCCCTGTGGGACACCACCGGCCAGGAACACGACAAGGCGGACGCGGTGGAGAGCCGGGGCCTGGCCGCCTTCCGTTCCGGAGACGTCCCTGCCGCGCTGCGGCTCCTCGACGAGGCGGAGGAGCGGTACGCCAAGCTGGGCACGCCCACGTTCATGCTCAACATCCGGCGCTGCGAGGTTCTGATGGCCGCCGGTCTCGCGCCCGAGGCGCTGGCCGAGGCGGACGCGGCGATCGCGATGCTGGACGGCATCGGTGGGCAGTCCACCCGCAAGGCCGAGCTGCTGCTGGCGGCCGCGAGGGCGGCGCGGCTCGCGGGCGACCCGGGAACCGCCATCGCCCGGGCGGCCGTGGCCGAGCGGCTGTTCGCGGCGCAGCGGCGCACCTGGTGGGAGGCGCACGCCCGGCTGGTGCTGATCGAGGCGCGGGTCGTCACCGGGCGCGGTTCGGGCCGGCTGGTGGCGGACGCCGTCAGGCTCGCCGAGCGGCTGGCCGCCTTCCAGGCGCCGGCCGCGCCGGAGGCCTGGCTGCTCGCGGGCCGGATCGCGCTCGGCCTCGACTGGAGCGCGGACGCCGAACGGTATCTGGAGATCGCGGCGCGCAGCCGGCGCGGCGGCCCGCCGCTGGCACGGATGACGGGCTGGGCGGCCCAGGCCCTGTGGGCACGGGCCACCGGTTCCGGCCGGGGCGTGCTCGAGGCGTGCCGGCGCGGGCTCGACGTCCTCGACGACCACCGGACGACATTGGGCGCCTCGGAGTTGCGGGCCCGGGCCACCGCACAGGGCGCGGAGCTCGCCGCGCTGGCGCAGGAGGTCAGTCTGGAGCGGGGCGGGCCACGGCAGTTGCTGGTGTGGAGCGAGCGGTGGCGGGCCACGGCGCTGTCGACGCCGCCGACCCGGCCGCCGGCCGACCCGGCGCTGCTGAGCGGCCTGACCGCCTTCCGGGAGATCGCCGCCCGCGCGGAGACCGCCCGGATGGACGGCCGGCCCGTGCCGACGCTGGAGCGTGAACAGCGGCGGCTGGAGCGGGAGATCCGGTCGCGGACCCTGCACATCCGTGGAGTCACGCCCTGGGGCGGCGACCGGTTCGACGCGGGCCGGTTGCTGGAGCGGCTCGGCGAGGGGCGATTGGTCGAACTGGCCGTGCTGGACGGGCGGGTTCAGGTTCTCCTCTGTGGCGGCGGGCGGGTACGCCGGTTCCCGGGCGGGCTGCTGGCCGAGGCGGAGCGGGAGGCCGAACACGTCCAGGCCGGCCTGCGGCGGCTGGCCCACCCCGGTGCGGAGAGCCGGCTGCCGGTGGTCGAGGCGGCGGGCAGGAAGCTGGAGGAACTGCTGCTGGGCGACGCGGCACGGCAGCTGGGCCCGGGTCCGCTCGTGGTGGTGCCGCCGGCCCGGCTGCACCGGGTGCCGTGGGCACTGCTGCCGTCGCTGCGGGAGCGGGTGGTCAGTGTCTCGCCGTCGGCCAGTGGCTGGCTGCGCGCGCGGGAGACCGAACCGCCCGCGGGCGGCCGTCAGGTCCTCGTGCGGGGTCCGGGGCTGGCGTCCTGCGGTGCGGAGGTGCCGGAGGTGGCCGGCCGGTACGGCAGGCCCGTCGTGCTCGAGCAGGACGACGCCCGAGTGCCCCGCGTGTTGCGGGAGTTGGACGGGGCGGCGCTGGCGCACATCGCCGCGCACGGCACCTTCCGCGGCGACAGTCCGATGTTCTCGTCGCTGCGGATGGCGGACGGGCCGCTGATCGTCCACGACTTCGAGCGCCTCGCCCGCAGTCCGTACCGGATCATCCTGTCCAGTTGCGACACCGCCCGGCTCGCCTCGGTCGGAGCGGACGAACTGCTGGGCCTGGTCACGGCGTTGCTGCCGCTGGGCACGGCGGGCGTGGTGGCGAGCAGCGCGCCGGTGAACGACTCGGCGGTCGTCCCGTTGATGCTGGCCCTGCACCAGGGCATCAGCGCCGGGCTCCCCCTGGCCGAGGCCCTGCGGGACGCCCGGGCCGCGCTGCCGGGCGACGCGCTGCATCAGGCCACCGGGTGGGCGTTCACGGCGTTCGGCGCGGCCTGAGCCACCGACCGCCCGGCCGGTTCAGGCAGGCTGCTCCACCAGCCGCGGAAGGGCTGCGCGATCACCCGCGCCGAGCCGGGTGTAGGCACCGTACAGGTGGTTGCCGACGGTCCTGACGGACAGGGTGAGGCGTTCGGCGATCTGCCGGTTGCTGAGGCCGGCCGCCGCCAGGGTGACGATCTGCCGCTGCCGTGCGGTGAGTTCACCCAGCACCAGACCGGACAGGGCCGGGGTACGGGCGCCCTGGCAGCGCCGGGCCAGGGCGACGGCACGGGTCCGGGCGGTGCGGGCCGCACCGGGGTCACGGTGGACCCGCACCGCCTGCGCGTACGCCTCGGCCGCGAAGAGGAGGAACCCGCGTCCCTCGAGCTCGGCGGCGACCAGATCCAGCGCAGGTCCGTCGCCCCGGGCGAGCGCGCGGGCGTGACGCCCGAAGCAGCCGTCGGACGGCAGCAGCGCCACGACCTGCTCGGGCACACCGAGACGAACGGCGTCGTAGACGGTGTAGGGGTCGTGGACCGCGCGGGCGTCCCGGGCGGCGCCCGCGTGGCCCGGGGCGGGCCGCACCTGGGAGGCGTGGGGGGCGTACGCGGTGCAGGGGGCGTCTGCCGCGCCCGAGCCGTGGACCGGGCCGGAGGCGTCGTGGACCCCGCGGGCGTCATGGGCGGCGCCCGCGTGGCCCGGGGCGGGCCGCACCTGGGACGCGTGAGCGCCGGAGGCGTCCGCGTGGGCGCGGGGGCCGACGGCTCCGTCCGCCGCGCCCGTGCCGTGCAGCGCGTGGGAGCCCCGGTCCGCCGGGCCGGAGGCGTCGTGGACCCCGCGGGCGTCATGGGCGGCGCCCGCGTGGCCCGGGGCGGCCCGCACCTGGGACGCGTGAGCGCCCGGGGTGACTGCGACGCCGGTCGTGCCGGGGGCGGTGGTGGGGGTCGTGGTGCCGGGGGTTGTGGCTTGCAGGGTTTCGAGGGCCGTGTCGAGGTCTCCGCGGACGGCCGGTGGCCAGGCGGCTGTGCCGGGGTGTTCGGCGAGGAGCTCGATCGGGGCGCCCGCCTCCCCCGACTGGGCGGCGGTGAGGGCGAGTTCGGTGCGGCAGGCGTGGTCCTGCGGGTCGGCGGCGAGGCCCTCCCGCGCCCAGGCCGCCGCCTCACGCAGTTCTCCCCGCAGCCGCGAGAACCGCGCGCGGACGGCGGCGTACCGCGGTGGCACCGGTCGTCCCTCCGCGACCAGCCACTCCCCCACGGGTGTGGGCGTCGTACGGACGTCGGCCCGCTCGATGCGGCGGGTCAGGCCGGCCGCCTCGGCGTCGAGGGCGCGGGTCGCGGACCCCCGTCGGGCGGTGAGCCGGCGCGCGCGCAGCCGGCCGGCCGCGGCGCGCAGGACCGGTCCGTGCAGGGGGTGCGCCAGGCGGACGGTGGCGTCGGCGTCATCCACGTCGAGGAGGCCGTCCGCCTCCAGGCGTTCGAGGACGCGCAGGTCGAGGGTGTCCGCAGCGGGCGCCAGCGGTTCGGCGAAGGCGAGGCGGTCGAGG
This Streptomyces sp. NBC_00377 DNA region includes the following protein-coding sequences:
- a CDS encoding NADP-dependent isocitrate dehydrogenase, producing MTDSTIIYTHTDEAPALATYSFLPVVQAYASQAGVAVRTRDISLAGRIIAVFPEYLTEDQRIPDALTELGELAKTPEANIIKLPNISASIPQLKAAVAELQAQGYALPSYPDDPKTDEERDIQARYDKVKGSAVNPVLREGNSDRRAPASVKNYARTHPHRMGAWSSESKTNVATMGENDFRSTEKSVVISEAGTLRIELVGDDGTTTVLRESVPVLEGEVVDASVLHVAPLREFLTAQIARAKAEGVLFSVHLKATMMKVSDPIIFGHVVRAFFPKTFAKYGQVLAAAGLTPNDGLGGIYKGLESLPEGAEIKASFDAELAEGPALAMVDSDKGITNLHVPSDVIVDASMPAMIRTSGHMWGPDGQEADTLAVLPDSSYAGVYQAVLDDCRANGAYDPSTMGSVPNVGLMAQKAEEYGSHDKTFEIPTTGTVRLVDQAGNAVIEQTVSAGDIFRACQTKDAPIKDWVKLAVTRARATGDPAVFWLDETRAHDANLIAKVNAYLGEHDTEGLDIRVLAPVEATKLSVERIRRGENTISVTGNVLRDYLTDLFPILELGTSAKMLSVVPLMAGGGLFETGAGGSAPKHVQQLIKENYLRWDSLGEFFALVPSLEQYADFTGNSRAKVLADTLDRATATFLNEDKSPTRRVGGIDNRGSHFYLSLYWAQELAAQTEDADLAKAFAPLAETLAANEQTIVDELNAVQGKPADIGGYYQPDPARAAAYMRPSTTWNEALATLS
- a CDS encoding N-formylglutamate amidohydrolase is translated as MPSFVFLPGAADSPVILHVPHSGREIPAAVRAGIVLDDAALERELDHITDSHTAEIAEEAARLAGAAPWRFVNRLSRLVVDPERFPDEREEMRAVGMGAVYTRTTHREVLRPEQTDPEPLVARYFRPYAQAMTDAVAERLAAVGRAVIIDVHSYPTEPLPYELHGHGPRPPVCLGTDGFHTPPALLAAARKAFGEVGEVGLDSPFSGAYVPLAQYGKDPRVSALMVEIRRDTYMTEPGGPAGPGLTRLAAALATLVDGATG
- a CDS encoding RNA polymerase sigma factor translates to MDRTDVGALVQSAVDGDTAAWKALVDGLSPLVWSVVRAHRLSDADGHEVYQTVWFRFAQHLGRIREPHKAGSWLASTARNECLKVIKSLRRLTPTDDPLLLDRASEDRTPEQSVLDSEEAAAQSERVRFLWQEFEALGERCRQLLRVLIASPPPSYQEVSAALGIAVGSIGPMRQRCLRRLRARLDARGAL
- a CDS encoding S8/S53 family peptidase, which produces MAPQRFHEQFDHIQRALPDVPLAMGPDDSAEFIYEKGVVLARDGEEARVVEDAVRSHFTATDGLTPEHVRRAGPQTNRSGITRIRVGDPGEGGRGTDRTVAGALRALRETEGRTGRRLVSRNHLVSIAVNACPGDEPVPAPRSAPPNPAPVRTADGAQATDGDTVDVLVVDTGLTHDYRSWPLLARTEGDAQVRETDEDGILQQYVGHGTFIAGLVAAVAPRTDITVRGTLEDAGAVLESEFGERLFDAVQDGWPDIISLSAGTSNGRVDGLLGVAAFMEELRSQHTLLVAAAGNNGSASPFWPAAYASLPDYADAVLSVGALRGDGEFGACFSNHGAWVKVYAPGERLVSALTGFDTPVPYVYQHSTYETCRYGFTYSCTCRSPRHVGVLSEAQQVTPGKPDQVMFEGLASWSGTSFATPLAAGLVAAHMSARRMTDPRAAARQLLAERSEFAEVRGTHVPALLPPTWRPVPVGPV
- a CDS encoding CHAT domain-containing protein translates to MVFAAPGDALSRAEGLLDTDPTPLHASVAHQVIGIWQRDWGDMRLALDHLRRARDLAARSDSAEREADVLGTLGVALVHAGRTRQGLAAFERGVERGTGHTRARVLYRRAYSLWVLGHHREALEDVRRTIPVLRQADDVIWTARALTLRATVHLALGAVDRAEADFTAAEALWDTTGQEHDKADAVESRGLAAFRSGDVPAALRLLDEAEERYAKLGTPTFMLNIRRCEVLMAAGLAPEALAEADAAIAMLDGIGGQSTRKAELLLAAARAARLAGDPGTAIARAAVAERLFAAQRRTWWEAHARLVLIEARVVTGRGSGRLVADAVRLAERLAAFQAPAAPEAWLLAGRIALGLDWSADAERYLEIAARSRRGGPPLARMTGWAAQALWARATGSGRGVLEACRRGLDVLDDHRTTLGASELRARATAQGAELAALAQEVSLERGGPRQLLVWSERWRATALSTPPTRPPADPALLSGLTAFREIAARAETARMDGRPVPTLEREQRRLEREIRSRTLHIRGVTPWGGDRFDAGRLLERLGEGRLVELAVLDGRVQVLLCGGGRVRRFPGGLLAEAEREAEHVQAGLRRLAHPGAESRLPVVEAAGRKLEELLLGDAARQLGPGPLVVVPPARLHRVPWALLPSLRERVVSVSPSASGWLRARETEPPAGGRQVLVRGPGLASCGAEVPEVAGRYGRPVVLEQDDARVPRVLRELDGAALAHIAAHGTFRGDSPMFSSLRMADGPLIVHDFERLARSPYRIILSSCDTARLASVGADELLGLVTALLPLGTAGVVASSAPVNDSAVVPLMLALHQGISAGLPLAEALRDARAALPGDALHQATGWAFTAFGAA
- a CDS encoding LuxR C-terminal-related transcriptional regulator, with product MRTPVEVTTFETQAGALRPPWPFTGRDEEVELVRRSSAVGRPGIVISGPAGCGRTRLAAEALRGADCARVTGTPGMRDLPFAAFAPLLPEGVSLHRAVQLLTGVGLLVVDDAHLLDDASAALLHQLAVQGRTRLLILVTDGAPVPDAVSRLWTGELLPRLVLEPLSREESAPLLTAGAGGPLEPLTANRLHRLCGGDLRLLRDLLDALGEQGRLTRCADSEELMWRGPVPVTPALRERSAAALGRACPDERETLDRLAFAEPLAPAADTLDLRVLERLEADGLLDVDDADATVRLAHPLHGPVLRAAAGRLRARRLTARRGSATRALDAEAAGLTRRIERADVRTTPTPVGEWLVAEGRPVPPRYAAVRARFSRLRGELREAAAWAREGLAADPQDHACRTELALTAAQSGEAGAPIELLAEHPGTAAWPPAVRGDLDTALETLQATTPGTTTPTTAPGTTGVAVTPGAHASQVRAAPGHAGAAHDARGVHDASGPADRGSHALHGTGAADGAVGPRAHADASGAHASQVRPAPGHAGAAHDARGVHDASGPVHGSGAADAPCTAYAPHASQVRPAPGHAGAARDARAVHDPYTVYDAVRLGVPEQVVALLPSDGCFGRHARALARGDGPALDLVAAELEGRGFLLFAAEAYAQAVRVHRDPGAARTARTRAVALARRCQGARTPALSGLVLGELTARQRQIVTLAAAGLSNRQIAERLTLSVRTVGNHLYGAYTRLGAGDRAALPRLVEQPA